The proteins below come from a single Plantactinospora sp. KBS50 genomic window:
- a CDS encoding RICIN domain-containing protein, with protein sequence MKNISFTPLGRLFGSLRDLTARWFGWLPRSAAASIIAGLAVLSAVAATIGWGVATARNDAVVGRPVSSEQMTAIVAAARSCPMLTPARVAGQLMAESGLDNSARHTDSGGRGVAGLRDADWKTWSPWPDAARGDSSANILALGHQMCDLSGQLRLSKIEGDPWRLALAAFRSGLTAVKKAGTVPTSATRYVNSVSAYAVYYATLPAFGGSGEPRPTASPPTDAQPLPGQYVDAALAAGQNCPQVTAVTVAAVLMAASAFDANKLGANGEQGIAQFLPDVWQRYAPPGASAWDPAAAIPAVGTALCGMITELSGLTGDPYLLSLAAFRVGPTSVRQSGGSPDATARAFVDQVSAYTAYYRLDTRLTAAGSPSPAPSTPSPSPSRTPASPPPASPSGPAKPPASSAPKPTPAKTEKPLPGRPFVQKQSGKCLDAGLATDGIHLTLRTCSSGSAAQRWDIRGDGTIRSVLTGLCMDVANGDTTTGTRIQTAYCSGNPAQQWKFTGKAIISLLANKCVDSVGAVPSEGAEINIWEYVANPKQTWTLG encoded by the coding sequence GTGAAAAACATCTCGTTCACTCCCCTCGGCCGGCTGTTCGGCAGCCTGCGGGACCTGACGGCCCGTTGGTTCGGCTGGTTGCCGCGCAGTGCCGCCGCGTCGATCATCGCGGGCCTCGCCGTGCTGTCCGCGGTCGCGGCAACGATCGGCTGGGGGGTGGCGACCGCCCGCAACGACGCCGTTGTCGGGCGGCCCGTCAGCTCGGAACAGATGACCGCCATCGTCGCGGCGGCACGCTCGTGCCCGATGCTCACCCCCGCCCGCGTCGCCGGCCAACTGATGGCCGAGTCCGGCCTGGACAACTCCGCCAGGCACACCGACTCCGGCGGTCGGGGCGTCGCCGGGCTGCGCGACGCCGACTGGAAGACCTGGTCGCCGTGGCCGGACGCCGCGCGGGGTGACAGCTCGGCAAACATTCTCGCGCTGGGCCACCAGATGTGTGACCTGAGCGGCCAGTTGCGACTGTCGAAGATTGAGGGCGACCCGTGGCGGCTGGCCCTGGCCGCCTTCCGGTCGGGGCTGACGGCGGTCAAGAAGGCCGGCACGGTGCCCACGTCGGCCACGAGGTACGTCAACTCGGTCAGCGCCTACGCGGTCTACTACGCCACGCTCCCGGCGTTCGGCGGCAGCGGCGAGCCGCGCCCGACCGCCAGCCCGCCCACCGACGCCCAGCCGCTGCCGGGCCAGTACGTCGACGCGGCGCTCGCGGCCGGCCAGAACTGCCCGCAGGTCACCGCGGTCACGGTGGCAGCCGTGCTGATGGCGGCCTCCGCGTTCGACGCGAACAAGCTCGGCGCGAACGGCGAACAGGGCATCGCCCAGTTCCTGCCCGACGTCTGGCAGCGGTACGCGCCGCCGGGCGCCTCCGCCTGGGACCCCGCCGCCGCCATCCCGGCGGTCGGCACCGCGCTCTGCGGCATGATCACCGAACTGTCCGGCCTGACCGGTGATCCGTACCTGCTCTCCCTCGCGGCCTTCCGGGTCGGCCCGACCTCGGTGCGCCAGTCCGGCGGTAGCCCGGACGCGACGGCGCGGGCCTTCGTCGACCAGGTCAGCGCCTACACGGCGTACTACAGGCTGGACACCCGGCTGACCGCGGCCGGATCGCCGAGCCCCGCACCGTCCACCCCGTCGCCGTCCCCCTCCCGCACGCCCGCGTCGCCGCCGCCGGCCAGCCCGAGCGGCCCGGCGAAGCCGCCGGCCAGCAGCGCGCCCAAGCCGACGCCGGCCAAGACCGAGAAGCCGCTGCCCGGCCGCCCCTTCGTGCAGAAGCAGTCCGGCAAGTGCCTGGACGCGGGACTGGCCACCGACGGCATCCACCTGACGCTGCGGACGTGCAGCAGCGGATCGGCGGCGCAGCGGTGGGACATCCGCGGCGACGGCACCATCCGCTCGGTGCTCACCGGCCTGTGCATGGACGTGGCGAACGGCGACACGACGACCGGCACCCGGATACAGACCGCCTACTGCAGCGGGAACCCCGCCCAGCAGTGGAAGTTCACCGGCAAGGCGATCATCAGCCTGCTGGCGAACAAGTGCGTCGACAGCGTGGGCGCCGTCCCGAGCGAGGGCGCCGAGATCAACATCTGGGAGTACGTCGCCAACCCCAAGCAGACCTGGACGCTCGGGTAG
- a CDS encoding sigma-70 family RNA polymerase sigma factor → MTAVPDGTVDPAGGGADPLAEERIRRIHETYAGPLSGFLSRLTMGDRALAEDLLQETLLRAWRNLDALPQDVEKVGAWLYTVARNVAIDAARARRARPPEVNLPDLTRLPARGDAVDRMVTVQAVRQGLARLSPEHRAVLVELYFRGSSTAEAAARLGIPEGTVKSRAYYGVRSLHAVLGSMESS, encoded by the coding sequence GTGACGGCGGTACCCGACGGCACGGTCGACCCGGCCGGCGGCGGTGCGGATCCGCTGGCCGAGGAGCGGATCCGGCGCATCCACGAGACGTACGCCGGTCCACTGTCCGGGTTCCTGTCCCGGCTGACCATGGGCGACCGGGCCCTGGCCGAGGACCTGCTCCAGGAGACGCTGCTGCGGGCCTGGCGCAATCTGGACGCCCTGCCGCAGGACGTCGAGAAGGTCGGGGCGTGGCTCTACACGGTGGCCCGGAACGTGGCCATCGACGCGGCACGGGCACGTCGGGCGCGACCGCCCGAGGTGAACCTGCCGGACCTCACCCGATTGCCGGCCCGGGGCGACGCGGTCGACCGGATGGTCACCGTGCAGGCGGTCCGGCAGGGGCTGGCGCGGCTGAGCCCGGAGCACCGGGCGGTGCTCGTCGAGCTGTACTTCCGGGGCTCGTCCACCGCCGAAGCGGCGGCCCGGCTCGGCATACCCGAAGGTACAGTGAAGTCCCGGGCGTACTACGGGGTGCGGTCGCTGCACGCGGTGCTGGGCTCGATGGAGTCCTCGTGA
- a CDS encoding zf-HC2 domain-containing protein: MAERAEHATAEETRLALYLLGALDDGERSAFERHLAGCDRCLAEAADLGTLTSAFGLFSAAEAAEVIADADADADAETETDADTDADAGAEPTAPAPEHRRPASGARPAPAPSPARPAPGRGSRPTRRVPRPRPPGRGDRSGGVRRPGRLVAWAATAAAAVAAIAAVVLVVQGVDPVRPPGTVLVATGEAPGVSLAVTVTGNPRGSTAEATITGLSAGTRYRLYVVTRDGATHVVRDWDGSAETQRVTGELTEPVESLAFFTVGPVDGAPVVTAAVQPRSAAPPTR, encoded by the coding sequence ATGGCCGAGCGCGCTGAACACGCCACGGCCGAGGAGACGCGACTCGCGCTGTACCTCCTCGGCGCGCTCGACGACGGCGAGCGGTCGGCCTTCGAACGGCACCTGGCCGGCTGTGACCGCTGCCTGGCCGAGGCGGCCGACTTGGGCACGCTCACCAGCGCCTTCGGGCTCTTCTCCGCGGCCGAGGCGGCCGAGGTGATCGCCGACGCCGACGCCGACGCGGATGCGGAGACGGAGACGGACGCGGACACTGATGCGGATGCCGGAGCGGAGCCGACGGCACCCGCGCCGGAGCACCGCCGACCGGCCTCGGGCGCGCGCCCGGCACCCGCTCCCAGCCCGGCGCGTCCGGCGCCCGGCCGGGGCTCCCGGCCGACCCGGCGGGTTCCCCGCCCGCGTCCGCCGGGCCGCGGTGACCGCAGCGGCGGGGTCCGGCGGCCGGGCAGGCTCGTGGCCTGGGCCGCGACGGCCGCCGCCGCGGTCGCGGCCATCGCCGCCGTCGTGCTTGTGGTCCAGGGCGTCGATCCGGTACGCCCGCCCGGCACCGTGCTCGTGGCCACCGGGGAGGCGCCCGGCGTCAGCCTCGCCGTCACGGTCACCGGCAACCCGCGCGGCTCGACGGCCGAGGCGACGATCACCGGTCTGAGCGCCGGGACCCGCTACCGGTTGTACGTGGTGACCCGCGACGGCGCCACCCACGTGGTGCGCGACTGGGACGGCTCAGCCGAAACCCAGCGGGTGACCGGCGAGCTGACCGAGCCGGTGGAGTCGCTGGCGTTCTTCACGGTCGGGCCGGTCGACGGCGCACCGGTCGTGACCGCGGCCGTGCAGCCCCGGTCCGCCGCACCGCCGACCCGCTGA
- a CDS encoding beta-1,3-glucanase family protein, translating to MLTRRTVLGLAGAGAAAIGVPMVASALFSRAEAADGLPVTIVNSTGVHPNAAIRMYVVGTDPAGNQGYASGSGVFTPLGAADAGSDGALDIAVRLSPSGSTPFTLPRMSGRIYFAIDGELAFRAVVDAAGRPALQYPVGWLATDPSYQVLHDFFEFTHNDAGMFCNTTMVDMFSIPMSARLTGAGEAVTGKLVDGGRDAIFTALAAQPGFERLVVGDRIRAIAPGHGIGAGLFSPTYFDGYIEEIWSRYSSESLRVSANNGTCTGRVDGSGRLAFDNGAGSFARPTTQDVFFCDGALLAPNDGVSGPVAAVLGAGFNRSVLDRPDQPVTDAAAFYRQPVTNHYARILHEATADHRAYGFPFDDVTGAAAYIEDHQPTHLEITLTPFGTPAGRPADPPPASAAAPAPASAPAAPPAGRDAYARIAADGFADQSGIQTEATTGGGRHIGFIANGDWVRYAAVDFGTAAPANQFVIRTASGAPPGVSGLVEVRLDGPGNQPAGTVAVADTGGWQSWREVPGNLAPVTGVHDVYLTFTSGQPQEYVNISWLTFRR from the coding sequence GTGCTGACCAGACGGACCGTACTCGGGCTGGCCGGCGCCGGCGCCGCGGCGATCGGCGTACCGATGGTCGCGTCCGCGCTGTTCTCCCGGGCCGAGGCCGCCGACGGCCTGCCGGTGACCATCGTCAACAGCACCGGTGTCCACCCGAACGCGGCGATCCGGATGTACGTGGTCGGCACCGACCCGGCCGGGAACCAGGGCTATGCCTCGGGCAGCGGGGTCTTCACCCCGCTGGGCGCGGCCGACGCCGGATCGGACGGAGCGCTCGACATCGCCGTGCGGCTCTCGCCGTCCGGGTCGACGCCGTTCACGCTGCCCAGGATGTCCGGCCGGATCTACTTCGCGATCGACGGCGAGCTGGCGTTCCGGGCCGTGGTCGACGCGGCCGGCCGGCCCGCGTTGCAGTACCCGGTCGGCTGGCTGGCCACGGATCCGAGCTACCAGGTTTTGCACGACTTCTTCGAGTTCACCCACAACGACGCCGGGATGTTCTGCAACACCACGATGGTGGACATGTTCAGCATCCCGATGTCCGCCCGGCTCACCGGGGCGGGGGAGGCGGTCACCGGGAAACTGGTGGACGGCGGCCGGGACGCCATCTTCACCGCGCTGGCCGCGCAGCCCGGCTTCGAGCGGCTGGTCGTCGGGGACCGGATCCGGGCCATCGCACCCGGCCACGGGATCGGCGCCGGCCTCTTCTCCCCGACGTACTTCGACGGCTACATCGAGGAGATCTGGAGCCGTTACTCCAGCGAGTCCCTGCGGGTGAGCGCCAACAACGGCACCTGCACCGGCCGGGTCGACGGGAGCGGGCGGCTGGCGTTCGACAACGGGGCCGGCAGCTTCGCCCGGCCCACCACCCAGGACGTCTTCTTCTGCGACGGGGCGCTGCTGGCACCGAACGACGGGGTGAGCGGGCCGGTGGCCGCGGTGCTCGGCGCCGGGTTCAACCGGTCCGTGCTCGACCGGCCGGACCAGCCGGTCACCGACGCCGCCGCCTTCTACCGGCAACCGGTCACCAACCACTATGCCCGGATCCTGCACGAGGCCACGGCCGACCACCGCGCGTACGGGTTCCCGTTCGACGACGTCACCGGCGCCGCCGCGTACATCGAGGACCACCAGCCCACGCACCTGGAGATCACCCTGACGCCGTTCGGCACCCCGGCCGGCCGGCCCGCTGACCCGCCGCCGGCGTCCGCCGCGGCCCCGGCCCCGGCGTCCGCCCCCGCGGCGCCCCCGGCCGGCCGGGACGCGTACGCGCGGATCGCCGCCGACGGCTTCGCCGACCAGTCGGGCATCCAGACCGAGGCCACCACCGGGGGCGGCCGGCACATCGGGTTCATCGCCAACGGCGACTGGGTACGCTACGCCGCCGTCGACTTCGGCACCGCCGCTCCGGCCAACCAGTTCGTGATCCGGACGGCCTCCGGCGCCCCGCCCGGGGTGTCCGGCCTGGTCGAGGTGCGCCTCGACGGGCCCGGCAACCAGCCGGCCGGCACCGTGGCGGTGGCCGACACCGGAGGATGGCAGTCCTGGCGCGAGGTTCCGGGCAACCTGGCGCCGGTCACCGGGGTACACGACGTCTACCTGACCTTCACCAGCGGCCAGCCGCAGGAGTACGTGAACATCAGCTGGCTCACGTTCCGGCGTTGA
- a CDS encoding SCO6880 family protein: MTAEAIKTPTYGNWRRPRKAGLGSFGLIGTVGVFGGLVVVLLASLLSLQAALVIGAPIAALVVPLAIRTQDGRNVYHLMSLRIGWSRRRSRRQHLYVSGPLSARPGGRFRPPGLLSRARMMEGRDPYDRPFGVLHHRHRNLFTVVLGCEPDGGSLVDPDQVDIWVAMWGDWLARLAHEPGLRGASVVVETAPDPGTRLAGEVLTRITPTAPPAARAVLEEVVDSYPSASSEMNTYVTLTYGIPGGDRRDPDDVLTELALRLPGLLAGLVEAGGGFAEPLSAERIAEVVRVAYDPAVAADVLDARSRPGGTGLRWADAGPAAAVETVTAYQHDSGVSRSWLLTLAPRGTVRANVLRSLLEPTPTIRRKRVALIYRPIDPATSARIVEADRRAAQFMATSTRGMVRARAASEVRAAEQTASEEAAGAGLVEFSMVVTVTVDTAAEVADANATVRNLVGAARLEMRPADRMQAAAFSCALPVGILPWEQAMIPHELQEAL; encoded by the coding sequence ATGACCGCGGAAGCGATCAAGACACCGACGTACGGCAACTGGCGCCGGCCCCGCAAGGCCGGCCTCGGATCCTTCGGCCTGATCGGCACGGTAGGGGTGTTCGGCGGGCTGGTGGTGGTGCTGCTGGCCTCGCTGCTGTCGTTGCAGGCAGCCCTGGTGATCGGCGCGCCGATCGCGGCGTTGGTGGTGCCACTGGCCATCCGCACCCAGGACGGCCGGAACGTCTATCACCTCATGTCACTGCGGATCGGCTGGTCACGCCGCCGGTCCCGGCGGCAGCACCTGTACGTCTCGGGGCCGCTCTCGGCGCGCCCCGGCGGCCGGTTCCGGCCGCCCGGCCTGCTCAGCCGGGCCCGGATGATGGAGGGTCGCGACCCGTACGACCGTCCGTTCGGGGTGCTGCACCACCGGCACCGCAACCTGTTCACGGTGGTGCTCGGCTGCGAGCCGGACGGCGGCTCGCTCGTCGACCCCGACCAGGTGGACATCTGGGTGGCGATGTGGGGTGACTGGCTCGCCCGGCTCGCTCACGAACCGGGCCTGCGGGGCGCGTCCGTGGTCGTCGAGACCGCGCCGGATCCCGGCACCCGACTGGCGGGCGAGGTGCTCACCCGGATCACCCCGACGGCGCCGCCGGCCGCGCGGGCCGTGCTGGAGGAGGTCGTCGACAGCTACCCGTCGGCGTCCTCCGAGATGAACACGTACGTGACCCTCACCTACGGGATCCCCGGGGGTGACCGGCGCGACCCGGACGACGTGCTGACCGAGCTGGCGCTGCGGCTGCCCGGCCTGCTGGCCGGGCTGGTCGAGGCCGGTGGCGGCTTCGCCGAGCCGCTGTCCGCCGAGCGGATCGCCGAGGTCGTCCGGGTGGCGTACGACCCGGCCGTCGCGGCGGACGTCCTCGACGCCCGGTCCCGGCCCGGCGGTACCGGGCTGCGCTGGGCGGACGCCGGACCGGCCGCCGCCGTGGAGACCGTCACCGCCTACCAGCACGACTCCGGGGTGTCCCGCAGTTGGCTGCTCACCCTCGCCCCGCGCGGCACGGTGCGCGCGAACGTGCTGCGGAGCCTGCTCGAACCGACGCCGACCATCAGGCGCAAGCGGGTCGCCCTCATCTACCGCCCGATCGACCCCGCCACCAGCGCGCGGATCGTCGAGGCGGACCGCCGGGCCGCGCAGTTCATGGCGACCTCCACCCGCGGGATGGTCCGCGCCCGGGCCGCCTCGGAGGTCCGGGCCGCCGAGCAGACCGCCTCCGAGGAAGCGGCCGGCGCCGGTCTGGTCGAGTTCTCCATGGTCGTGACCGTCACCGTGGACACCGCCGCCGAGGTCGCCGACGCCAACGCGACGGTCCGCAACCTGGTCGGCGCCGCCCGCCTGGAGATGCGCCCCGCCGACCGGATGCAGGCCGCGGCGTTCAGCTGCGCGCTGCCGGTCGGGATCCTGCCCTGGGAGCAGGCGATGATCCCGCACGAGCTACAGGAGGCGTTGTGA
- a CDS encoding ATP/GTP-binding protein, translating to MTGTGSGTGARLRALDLGAGWERGASGDATALTGLAVPPVDPPADGPPRTRRERRARGRRARLEAVEQRQQQRLARANRDAAVPHRGCPEAGGGRVASLDPPSLWRATTVQACGLWPFASGSGAPMVGVPLGQHLATGATVCGDPLNWFTRARYISNPSLFMLGMPGLGKSTLINRMLIGLSTQGVVPLVLGDLKPDYADTVRALGGQVISIARGMGGLNILDPGAMGAAAARIGGEAGQVLSAETHGRVLNMVAALLTIVRGQNISDHEQAVLSACLRFLRERTPPGRSPRLTDLLQVIDEGPAQVRQVTLDRGQESRYRDAVDPLHRSLLGFLDGPLGDTFASATSTHIDPNATAVCVDISRIGEADGQLTAAAMLAAWSDGLGTVAAAHALADAGHAPRRWFFTILDELWRPMRAASGMVDRIDALTRLNRTLGLADAKITHTLKDAEALGSEADKAKARGFVERAGMVACAGLPRAEMRELGKVVGLSQREIELVSSWSSPPGWAQDGEHEEPPGRGRFLIKVGGRPGIPIQVAITETERRLHDTNTRWVVEGGADRVAALRAAQADAIAAGDVPIGVAAGDVPMGVAAGDVPDGDLDAGAAPEAGRRG from the coding sequence GTGACCGGAACCGGAAGTGGGACCGGCGCCCGGCTTCGGGCGCTGGACCTGGGCGCCGGCTGGGAGCGGGGTGCGTCGGGCGACGCCACCGCGCTCACCGGGCTGGCCGTACCGCCGGTCGACCCGCCGGCGGACGGCCCGCCGCGCACCCGCCGGGAACGCCGGGCACGCGGCCGGCGAGCCCGGCTGGAGGCGGTCGAGCAGCGGCAGCAGCAGCGGCTGGCCAGGGCCAACCGGGACGCCGCGGTGCCGCACCGCGGCTGCCCGGAAGCCGGCGGCGGTCGGGTGGCCAGCCTCGACCCGCCGAGCCTCTGGCGGGCCACCACCGTGCAGGCGTGCGGGCTGTGGCCGTTCGCCTCCGGCTCCGGGGCGCCGATGGTGGGTGTGCCGCTGGGTCAGCACCTGGCGACGGGCGCCACGGTCTGCGGTGACCCGCTCAACTGGTTCACCCGGGCGCGCTACATCTCCAACCCGTCGCTGTTCATGCTCGGCATGCCGGGTCTGGGCAAGTCGACGCTTATCAACCGGATGCTCATCGGGTTGAGCACGCAGGGCGTGGTGCCGCTGGTGCTCGGCGACCTCAAACCCGACTACGCCGACACGGTACGGGCGCTGGGCGGGCAGGTCATCTCCATCGCGCGGGGGATGGGCGGGCTGAACATCCTCGACCCGGGTGCGATGGGCGCCGCCGCGGCCCGGATCGGCGGCGAGGCCGGGCAGGTGCTGTCCGCCGAGACGCACGGCCGGGTGCTCAACATGGTGGCGGCCCTGCTGACCATCGTGCGCGGGCAGAACATCTCCGACCACGAGCAGGCGGTGCTGTCGGCCTGCCTGCGGTTCCTGCGGGAACGGACCCCGCCGGGCCGCAGCCCACGGCTGACCGACCTGCTCCAGGTCATCGACGAGGGTCCGGCGCAGGTCCGGCAGGTCACCCTCGACCGGGGCCAGGAATCGCGGTACCGGGACGCGGTGGACCCGCTGCACCGGTCGCTGCTGGGGTTTCTCGACGGTCCGCTCGGTGACACGTTCGCCTCCGCCACGTCCACCCACATCGACCCGAACGCCACCGCGGTCTGCGTCGACATCTCCCGCATCGGCGAGGCCGACGGGCAACTGACCGCGGCGGCCATGCTGGCCGCCTGGTCCGACGGCCTCGGTACGGTCGCCGCGGCGCACGCGTTGGCCGACGCCGGCCACGCACCGCGCCGGTGGTTCTTCACCATCCTGGACGAGCTGTGGCGACCGATGCGGGCCGCCTCCGGCATGGTGGACCGGATCGACGCGCTGACCCGGCTCAACCGGACCCTCGGGCTGGCCGACGCCAAGATCACGCACACCCTGAAGGACGCCGAGGCGCTGGGCAGCGAGGCCGACAAGGCCAAGGCGCGCGGCTTCGTGGAACGGGCCGGCATGGTGGCCTGCGCCGGCCTGCCCCGCGCCGAGATGCGCGAACTGGGCAAGGTCGTCGGCCTGTCCCAGCGGGAGATCGAACTGGTCTCGTCGTGGTCGTCGCCGCCGGGCTGGGCCCAGGACGGCGAGCACGAGGAGCCGCCCGGCCGGGGCCGGTTCCTGATCAAGGTGGGTGGTCGGCCCGGCATCCCCATCCAGGTGGCGATCACCGAGACCGAACGCCGGCTGCACGACACCAACACCCGGTGGGTGGTCGAGGGCGGGGCCGACCGGGTCGCCGCGCTCCGCGCCGCGCAGGCCGACGCCATCGCCGCCGGCGACGTACCGATCGGGGTCGCCGCCGGCGACGTACCCATGGGGGTCGCCGCCGGCGACGTACCGGACGGGGACCTTGACGCCGGCGCGGCGCCCGAGGCCGGGCGGCGCGGATGA
- a CDS encoding type IV secretory system conjugative DNA transfer family protein, producing MSPRGGAGGDILPWLIPALALLNLALFGLSWLGGTVGMAMTGNGWHPPPFTLDRYVKIVTGSAVEVWPGASSSVLYGAIAATFVLTAVLAVLGGRAVHRRLTNRPTGLAGRADLAGMMPKGVGVRARELRPSLRGVRQLRPDDTGNLLGDLEPAGPELRSSFEDVELDLMAPRAGKSTGIAVPRVLRAPGPVLLTSNKSDVFTVTRRERMRVGRVWTFDPQGIAHTPREMWWDMLAGCGTIEGARRLAGHFVGSVNDDSSKKDFWIAAAQNTLTALFLAASRTGTRVPELLGWLADPADRTPVDLLRQVGMPAMAEQLQGTIRGAVETRDGIYETARQCVACLLDPETVAWVSPDHTRPEFIPDRHVLGRDTLYLLSKDGGGSAAGVIAGLADATMRAGVVAAERMGGRLDPPMTAVLDEAANVCRISDLPDLYSHLGSRGINVVTLLQSYRQGARVWGEAGMDALWSAATIKLLGAGLDDADFVDRVSRLVGQHDVRTPSFTNSRDGSSRSVSYRQEQVLPADRIRALPKGTALLLATGVRPALIRLRPWYREPDAGRISAAAKAEVAAITERAAASWEARAGQREWVRPEF from the coding sequence ATGAGCCCCCGGGGCGGCGCCGGGGGCGACATCCTGCCCTGGCTGATTCCGGCGCTCGCGCTGCTGAACCTCGCCCTGTTCGGCCTGAGCTGGCTCGGCGGCACGGTCGGCATGGCGATGACCGGCAACGGCTGGCACCCGCCGCCGTTCACCCTCGACCGGTACGTCAAGATCGTCACCGGCTCGGCCGTCGAGGTCTGGCCGGGCGCCTCGTCGTCCGTCCTCTACGGAGCGATCGCGGCGACCTTCGTGCTGACCGCGGTGCTCGCGGTGCTGGGCGGCCGGGCCGTCCACCGGCGGCTGACGAACCGGCCGACCGGGCTGGCCGGCCGGGCCGATCTGGCCGGCATGATGCCCAAGGGTGTCGGGGTGCGGGCCCGGGAGTTGCGGCCCTCGCTGCGCGGCGTCCGGCAGTTGCGACCCGACGACACCGGCAACCTGCTCGGCGACCTCGAACCGGCCGGACCCGAACTGCGGTCCTCGTTCGAGGACGTGGAACTGGACCTGATGGCCCCGCGCGCCGGCAAGTCCACCGGCATCGCGGTGCCGCGGGTGCTGCGGGCGCCCGGTCCGGTCCTGCTGACCTCCAACAAGTCGGACGTCTTCACGGTGACCCGCCGGGAGCGGATGCGGGTGGGCCGGGTGTGGACCTTTGACCCGCAGGGCATCGCGCACACCCCCCGGGAGATGTGGTGGGACATGCTGGCCGGCTGCGGCACCATCGAGGGCGCCCGGCGACTGGCCGGGCACTTCGTCGGCTCGGTCAACGACGACTCGTCCAAGAAGGACTTTTGGATCGCCGCCGCGCAGAACACCCTGACCGCGCTGTTCCTGGCCGCCTCCCGCACCGGGACGCGGGTGCCCGAACTGCTCGGCTGGCTCGCCGACCCGGCCGACCGCACCCCGGTCGACCTGCTCCGCCAGGTGGGCATGCCGGCCATGGCCGAGCAGTTGCAGGGCACCATCCGGGGCGCGGTGGAAACCCGGGACGGCATCTACGAGACCGCACGGCAGTGCGTGGCGTGCCTGCTGGACCCGGAGACGGTCGCCTGGGTCAGCCCGGACCACACCCGGCCCGAGTTCATCCCCGACCGGCACGTGCTCGGCCGGGACACCCTCTACCTGCTCTCCAAGGACGGCGGCGGATCGGCCGCGGGCGTCATCGCCGGGCTCGCCGACGCCACCATGCGGGCCGGGGTGGTGGCGGCCGAGCGGATGGGCGGCCGGCTGGACCCGCCGATGACGGCGGTGCTGGACGAGGCGGCGAACGTCTGCCGGATCAGCGACCTGCCCGACCTCTACAGCCACCTCGGCTCCCGCGGCATCAACGTGGTGACGCTGCTGCAGAGCTACCGGCAGGGCGCCCGGGTCTGGGGTGAGGCGGGCATGGACGCGCTGTGGAGCGCCGCCACCATCAAGCTGCTCGGCGCCGGGCTGGACGACGCCGACTTCGTCGACCGGGTCTCCCGGCTGGTGGGCCAGCACGACGTGCGAACGCCCAGCTTCACCAACAGCCGGGACGGTTCCTCCCGGTCGGTGTCGTACCGGCAGGAGCAGGTGCTGCCCGCCGACCGGATCCGGGCCCTGCCCAAGGGGACGGCGCTGTTGCTGGCCACCGGCGTGCGGCCGGCGCTCATCCGGTTGCGCCCCTGGTACCGGGAGCCGGACGCCGGACGCATCTCCGCGGCCGCCAAGGCCGAGGTGGCGGCGATCACCGAACGCGCCGCGGCGAGCTGGGAGGCCCGGGCCGGCCAGCGCGAATGGGTGCGCCCCGAGTTCTGA